From Halotia branconii CENA392, the proteins below share one genomic window:
- a CDS encoding AAA family ATPase codes for MNFREEFKLLLRARYPLIYIPTYEEERVEAAIREEAANQGNRPVYTWDFVDGYQGNLNDAGFGRRNPLQALEFIEKLPASASAVLILRDYHRFLEDVAIARKLRNLTRLLKSQPKNIVLLSPRIAIPDDLTEVLTVVEFPLPAAPEIKIEVERLLQSTGNSLSVKVLDDLVRSCQGLSMERIRRVLARAIATHGELQPEDVDLVLEEKRQTIRQTQILDFYPATEQISDIGGLDNLKDWLLRRGGSFTDRARQYGLPHPRGLMLVGIQGTGKSLTAKAIAHHWHLPLLRLDVGRLFGGLVGESESRTRQMIQVAEALAPCVLWIDEIDKAFSGLGSKGDAGTTSRVFGTFITWLAEKTSPVFVVSTANDIQALPPEMLRKGRFDEIFFVGLPTQEERKAIFNVHLSRLRPHNLKSYDIDRLAYETPDFSGAEIEQTLIEAMHIGFSQNRDFTTDDVLEAASQIIPLARTAVEQIQQLQEWAAAGRARMASRQTPLSDTFGKLR; via the coding sequence ATGAACTTTCGTGAAGAATTTAAACTGCTATTACGCGCCCGTTATCCTTTAATTTATATTCCCACTTATGAAGAAGAACGGGTAGAAGCAGCGATTCGAGAAGAAGCCGCTAACCAAGGTAATCGGCCTGTGTATACTTGGGATTTTGTCGATGGCTACCAGGGAAACCTTAATGATGCAGGATTTGGGCGGCGTAACCCGCTGCAAGCTTTGGAATTTATCGAAAAATTACCCGCTTCGGCATCAGCAGTATTAATTCTACGAGACTATCATCGTTTTTTAGAAGATGTGGCGATCGCCCGCAAACTCCGCAATCTAACTCGACTTTTGAAGTCGCAACCAAAAAATATTGTACTATTATCGCCACGCATCGCCATTCCTGACGATTTGACCGAAGTTTTGACAGTGGTTGAATTTCCTTTACCAGCTGCTCCAGAAATTAAAATTGAGGTGGAACGCTTACTACAAAGCACTGGTAACTCTCTTTCTGTGAAAGTTTTAGATGACTTGGTGCGTTCTTGTCAAGGGCTTTCAATGGAAAGGATTCGGCGGGTTTTGGCGAGAGCGATCGCTACCCACGGCGAATTGCAACCAGAGGACGTTGATCTCGTTTTGGAAGAAAAACGCCAAACCATCCGCCAAACCCAAATCCTGGACTTTTATCCTGCCACTGAGCAAATTTCCGATATTGGCGGACTTGATAACCTTAAAGATTGGCTACTTCGTCGGGGAGGCTCATTTACAGATCGAGCCAGACAGTACGGATTACCACACCCCCGCGGATTGATGTTAGTGGGGATTCAAGGTACTGGCAAATCTTTAACAGCAAAAGCGATCGCTCATCACTGGCATTTACCTTTATTGCGCTTAGATGTCGGGCGTTTATTTGGTGGTTTAGTGGGTGAATCAGAATCCCGCACCCGCCAAATGATTCAGGTAGCAGAAGCCCTCGCTCCTTGTGTACTGTGGATTGATGAAATTGATAAAGCTTTTTCGGGACTTGGTAGTAAAGGTGATGCAGGTACTACGAGTCGTGTCTTTGGTACCTTTATTACTTGGTTAGCTGAAAAAACCTCACCTGTGTTTGTTGTGTCTACTGCTAACGACATCCAAGCCCTACCACCGGAAATGCTCCGCAAAGGGCGATTTGATGAGATTTTCTTTGTCGGTTTGCCTACCCAAGAAGAGAGAAAAGCCATTTTTAATGTACATTTATCCCGACTGCGCCCCCATAATTTAAAAAGCTATGACATCGACAGACTAGCTTATGAAACACCTGATTTTTCTGGAGCAGAAATCGAGCAAACTTTAATTGAAGCGATGCATATTGGATTTAGCCAAAACCGTGATTTTACTACCGACGACGTTTTAGAAGCTGCGAGTCAAATTATACCCTTAGCCCGAACTGCCGTTGAGCAAATTCAGCAACTACAAGAATGGGCTGCGGCTGGTAGAGCGCGCATGGCATCTAGACAGACTCCTTTGAGCGATACTTTTGGTAAGCTACGCTAA
- a CDS encoding SH3 domain-containing protein: MLSGLLKFILGVSLAIAVLIGSGVAVALYFMNRTAIPPAKPIFSNDSPAVQNKSPKATNKETASSSSDSATPNESAEALPPGAYRGRVTWSEGLSMRAEPNQDAERIGGATFNQRVIILEESQDKDWQKIRLEGGTKEGWVKAGNIERVD; encoded by the coding sequence ATGCTTTCTGGTTTACTAAAATTTATACTTGGGGTTTCCTTAGCGATCGCTGTTTTAATCGGTAGCGGCGTTGCAGTTGCGCTCTATTTCATGAATCGAACTGCCATACCTCCTGCTAAACCCATTTTCTCAAATGATAGCCCTGCCGTGCAGAACAAATCTCCTAAGGCGACTAATAAAGAAACCGCCTCTAGTTCATCTGATAGCGCAACTCCTAATGAATCAGCAGAAGCATTGCCACCAGGAGCTTACCGAGGACGTGTTACTTGGTCTGAAGGTTTAAGTATGCGAGCAGAACCCAACCAAGATGCTGAACGTATTGGCGGGGCAACTTTTAATCAAAGAGTGATCATCTTGGAAGAAAGCCAAGATAAAGACTGGCAAAAGATTCGTCTAGAAGGTGGTACAAAAGAAGGTTGGGTAAAAGCAGGTAATATTGAACGTGTTGATTGA